A segment of the Bombus huntii isolate Logan2020A chromosome 14, iyBomHunt1.1, whole genome shotgun sequence genome:
ACTCGTGAAATGTCCTACCTCGAAAGGTTCGTCTCCTGGACTGCCACCGTTCAGAAACCTACATACACTCACACCTACTACCTGGTTGCTGGCACGCTATTGATCCTGGCCCAGACACCCGTCGACCCACGCAGACGCTTAGCGTTGCCGCGTCGCTTTAGCAACATGACGTCATTCGACTCCCCAAACCCCGTATCGCAACGGAGCTAGTATGATGCATCGtccttttcttccttcgtttCGTACGGTTACCATCACGAGCGCTACTAATTCTCGCCTAACATGTCCCACCTACCGTTCGTCTGACACTCGTACCTCTTCTACCTCCAAATATCATGATTTTCAACATGACCGCATCAATTGACATGTTCACACGTACCGATAGAATCATATATATTACCGTAAACAAAGGTTTCCATATTCTTTTCCCGAATGTTTCCTGATCATTTCCAAAGTGCACGTTATCGACGATCAGACCTATTCGGCAGAATTTCATGAAAAGAATACTTTCGTTCGATTAATATCGGAACGATATCGAAATTTCCGAAAGCTAAATCAAATTCGATCGTTTATATCGATTGATCGCACCGATGTATCTTATATAGAACGCTTTAATTATCGATTATTCTAATGATTTTTCGAGAGAAATGCACCTTgaatcattaaaaataatttttcgattatCGCAGATTCTAGTAAGACAAATAGAATAGTAGATCATGGAAACTACGTATATGTCTATAAATTCATCTTATGTAAACGTATTATCACGTAGAACATCAGCATCATAAACATCATAAAATGCAATTTTAAGAGCAAGATATACTTTATTGTGACCTACAAAAAAATTTGCTAGCAATTTCATAAACACATGCATAAGAAAGAAACAACACGTATTTCAgtcttttacatttttctgaatttattttatttacttcatAGAATTACATTCTATACAGTAACTACACCTACAAAATACGgataaaacatattacttatCGATCAAGGATACAATTTGACTGCGGAATCCATTGATAGAAAAGATTCTTCATCAACTAAGTTGATAAAATCATACGTAATTAATTGTTGATgaagaaattaagaaaatgcattagaaataattttttaattcagtTTTCTCTTGTGATTGGTATTGCTGACGATTTCTAAACCTCTTTTTGTCATCCATATTTTCTGAGGCTCCTCTGTTTCGGCTTGTCAAAATCATTGGCTTTAGTATAAATTCTTCCAAAGTAtacttaaaaaaataaaaattatacattaattacaaagtataattataaatttctacaAAATTGCTGTAACTTACATTGGTTTGAATAAAATCTTGCTTTCTTGCTTGTTCTATTAAATTAAGTAGTTGTTTGCTTTCTTCTACATTTTCTGccttcaatttttcttctagTTCATACATCTGTAAAGCGAATATAAAGCAATATAAGGAAGAATGTAGAGAAACCCATACTATAATTATTACGTAAGGCCTGATTTAATCAAAACTAATAATTAACAGGACAAATTAAACAATGCACATAAATACCGATATTGAATTAACTTTACAGCAATAAACTTTAATTTTACATACCACATCAGCAAAAAAATAGTAAGATTTAACACGAACATTATCTTCTTCTAATCCACGTTTCAAGATAGgaattatttgtatatatcGTCCCAAATGCACATATGCCAACATTTTAAGACCTCTAACACTCATAATTTTATCTAGTGGTATTGTACTTAATATGTCCAGAGCTATTTCAggtctattatttttaatcgcTAAACACGATAACAATGAACAACTTCTTATAGAAGGCTTCATTTTATCATACTGCTGTTTCCAATGACCTAATGCGTATTCTAGTGCCTCTGGAGtattctaaataaaaaatgtgattaattaaaaacctaaaatattaattaatataatatagaattacTAATTAAAAAGTACCTCCTTCAGACATCCTGCATACATTAAGACGTTACAGCTCCTAATGTAATCCATACCATTCTTATCCAAAACTTTCTGGTATACCTCTCTCATTTCTTTGTacatatcatttttatataacaaaCACATTAAAATACGGAAAGATGTGCGGTAATCAAAGCTTTCTTTCAATGCATTATTATCAAATGCTTCTAAGGCATATTTTGGTTGATTCAAATGATAATACATTCTCATTACAACTGGTCCAAATATGTATTTACcaaacttcttttcttcttgtttctgaATATACTTCTCTAACATATTATTTAACAGTTGCATATCACTTTCATTAGCTTGTGCCAAATGTATCATTGCTTTTAAATCTTCTGTATATACCACTCCATTCTGATCCTCACATATTTCCTGCATTTTTTCACGAAATGTATTTTCTATCGTCATAAACTGATTACGAAATACGTATCTCGTATTCTCATACGATGATACGCCTAAGTCTCGTTCCGTATACATACACCGAACCCCAActacaaacaaaaaaaagtactattaaaaatcaaccggaaatcttttatttattttagaatcaatattaatattaatatttgaaacCATTCTTCTCTCATATTATTTGCGTTATGGTCATTTTTGAACTCGTTATTCTAATTTAAGTCCATGTAGTACAGGTTTAGGTTAAGAATATAACGTaccatttataaaattatacttgaAAAATGCATTATTTGCcagagaaatatttaatctaCAAAGTCCTCGAAGATTGGTCGCCATGGTTTAAcgaacaaataatattttatatttaatatcagTTATATCAGTATAGTAACAAGACTGGACGAACAAACTTTCGACTACTCCTCACGCTTCAAACACGTAAAAGACCCATGTTCTCTACTAGAACGGAAATGATAGTAGAGAAAATCACGTAGTTTCCGATTTTATGGACAACTATGATCAATAGTACAATTGAGGTATAATTGATGCTCTGTTATCACAATTATATCACtttttaatgtaataaaacgaTTATTTTATCTGTTTTAAGCAGTTTCTGAAAAGTAAAATcaaattcataaataaataaaatatttttaccgGATGAACTTATATCTTGCTTGGACtataatttgttttaaaatatgttatatttttgtaaaatataaaataattctctatttctaaaataaattggTCCTAATTAGTCGATCATTTACTTCATGTTGCATTCAATTAGAATCAATACTTTTTATGCAATACGATACATATAACACGTGAAAATTaagataattttcataaaaataactttTGCCCACTAACTTAGCATttctaaacatttttaaaCGAGACAGctaaattgattaattaatcaGTAGTTAAAACTTTATAGTTTTCTGAAATAAGTAATTACATTTTCTagcattgttttttatttcattcttctTTCTTAACATTTATTCTATCTTATTAATCTAtgctgtatatttttataaagttAATGCAAGGaatatattgtaatttatttattcagtCCTTATTGCTACTTTACATTGTACATTACATTACATCACATTTTGctatattatgtaatactTTCATGCTTAAAATTCTCTTTCGATTACTtgtatttatcaaattttgtaTTAGTTACAATTTTCAGCATCTTTAAATCTGTATCAATTTATTCCATCACTTTAACTATCGTTGGTGactaattttttttcattatatttaaGTGAATGCCTTTTATATTACACTTATTCAGCTTAAAATGAAACTTACAATTACTTAATAGGTACTAAATGACATAGATTTTCATGATACTGAATGATTTAATCCTAAATTAATAGGACAGTAAAGAATGTTGCAAAGAACTAATACTTATACTAagagcaaaaaataaaaattactttaatGTACTGTCAGATATATGCAATTTTTTCTCacttcttctttttaattgATATTTGTTTGAAAGAACAACATTACGTAATGTTGAATGAAgaaatcttttattaataGATTCCTTTGGTTTTATCCATCCACTGGGTCCCATTATTTCTGCTCTTTTTGCCCCAATCTTAGCTTCTTCTAATAATGCCTCAACTGCGAGtctaaaaatcaaaataaaaaattctatattatatcCTAAATTAGTTCAACAAACAGACTATAGCAAGTATtctgaaatataataattttattaattctcaACAAACCGATTATGTCAGGTTTTACATTATTGTCATTATTTTATGATCTTGAAAGCGTCTTATTATCTCTGATGAAATACATATGCAAATAATACAAGTTAACCTTTGTATTGAAGCATGAACAAAGTGAAGCCTAAACTCACCTGTTTAATGTTTCATCATCCATTTtctcaatattttataattttctcaaCCCTTGCACGCAAAACATGAGAActttctcgttaatttatatctttcacAGACGAACGAAATTGTTCCTTAACAAACAATGAATTTTATTGTTCGTTACAGACAGTAgaaagatttttaatattcttcttgTTACATACTAAATAAACAAATAGTTATCacgtaaatttataataagaataaaattatactacCTTTATGTACATTATTCCCGTGTTGACATAAAAAACAGATGTTCGTATAAATTAAGGTTAAGTTTATGTCACAAATTAAGTTATGTGCGCTTACGAATACCtcctatatttatatattttcattcgtgatatttaatttataatattttaataacttgaatacaaaaatattagaGTGATACTATTTACAATCTGCAAGATATCATTTGGTAATGGTAAATTATATTCTAGCATACTTTTAATgcatttcttaaattttacaTCTAAGTAATTTTAATAGTTGAAAATAAAGTACatgaatttgataaattataaGTATGTAATTGTATTAGAGAATATTGCATGTAATTGTTTTAAATGCAcatcattttaaaaatatatcaaataaaattatctatttattatacaaattcaaatattcagttaattaataatttaaatctaaTTCTATTTTAGGATGATGGAAGATCCTGAATTGATTgagttaaataaattaaaaaatgaactTGTTGCAAAAGCAAATAACttagttgaaaaattaaaagaacagGAAAATCAGCAAGAAGTTGTTATGTTAAagttgtattatatttatcctTAAATTTATCCTTCTATATCAAATCTATTATATCcttgatattaatttttattatttctaaatcAGTTTGCCAAGAACTGCAGAATCTGGTAATAacacaaaagaaaaattacaaggacaatatacacatatactaTGTAATGTTTCTTGCGGAGTCTCTGGTATAACATTTAAAGATACAGATAAGAAATGGTTGCATGATAATGTCTATAAATATACAACTTGTTTAAAAACGAAAGctttaaatttatatgtaGAGTTAACAGTACAATTGGAGGTATATAACACAAAATAACACTACctctataataaaatacattgttTTGATGTATTATTTTTTCGCTATATTTTAGGatgaaaaagaatttgaaatttgtgATATAACAtgtcattttataaatattgataaatGTTATATGTTGGAGATTGAATCTTGGGTACAAAATATGActagaatgaaaaatttttcaCTTCTTACATCTGGTAATTTACaagttatataattttatgtgtaACACGAGAAA
Coding sequences within it:
- the LOC126872783 gene encoding pentatricopeptide repeat-containing protein 2, mitochondrial-like; the protein is MATNLRGLCRLNISLANNAFFKYNFINVGVRCMYTERDLGVSSYENTRYVFRNQFMTIENTFREKMQEICEDQNGVVYTEDLKAMIHLAQANESDMQLLNNMLEKYIQKQEEKKFGKYIFGPVVMRMYYHLNQPKYALEAFDNNALKESFDYRTSFRILMCLLYKNDMYKEMREVYQKVLDKNGMDYIRSCNVLMYAGCLKENTPEALEYALGHWKQQYDKMKPSIRSCSLLSCLAIKNNRPEIALDILSTIPLDKIMSVRGLKMLAYVHLGRYIQIIPILKRGLEEDNVRVKSYYFFADVMYELEEKLKAENVEESKQLLNLIEQARKQDFIQTNYTLEEFILKPMILTSRNRGASENMDDKKRFRNRQQYQSQEKTELKNYF
- the LOC126872788 gene encoding uncharacterized protein LOC126872788, which gives rise to MMEDPELIELNKLKNELVAKANNLVEKLKEQENQQEVVMLNLPRTAESGNNTKEKLQGQYTHILCNVSCGVSGITFKDTDKKWLHDNVYKYTTCLKTKALNLYVELTVQLEDEKEFEICDITCHFINIDKCYMLEIESWVQNMTRMKNFSLLTSAISQYSEENMVRKRILAKLNDGKYVSCKQCKEENGGFLVYIHSTENVKHVYLILQWSVLFSERYWKMEHHFVINPEKTDNICNQHFPLTAKFAQENQSLLQNFCKPNLTKENVIDLWDDLCSVIDMYEDTNQSEINDDME
- the LOC126872795 gene encoding protein POLR1D-like, whose protein sequence is MDDETLNRLAVEALLEEAKIGAKRAEIMGPSGWIKPKESINKRFLHSTLRNVVLSNKYQLKRRSEKKLHISDSTLK